One segment of Oreochromis niloticus isolate F11D_XX linkage group LG8, O_niloticus_UMD_NMBU, whole genome shotgun sequence DNA contains the following:
- the LOC100693859 gene encoding neurotrypsin, which translates to MTRTQRAGRMALTSREMLCLIGTACLWLPLLAEVVAEDSYLNEVQNSVPLSCSEGFTELGYYNGTVSQTDSGAPCLKWTEFPDYVMQYPGRGLGDHNYCRNPDRESNPWCFFRQNSGAIGWAYCDCHQGATRLVGSSISGSGRVEVYLNGQWGAVCDSHWTDRDASVICRQLGLGDIGTALQHSQFGSGSGLFHYERLGCRGDENTLSKCRSRMFVTGDCSHGNEAAVVCAPPEGSGPPLRLVGGEEDFEGRVEVFHAGRWGSICDDQWDNRDAEVVCRQLGFGGVAKAWSWAHFGQGSGPILLDAVKCTGNELFLDQCPHGDWEQHNCDHMEDAGVSCSPYTDGVVRLVGGDSPWEGRVEVFHNGDWGTVCDDHWTQQHAEVVCRQLGYRGHAEVVSDGTFGEGVGLILLDDVQCEGSETSLLDCQHGIWGRTDCSHSEDVGVRCRGRSDEETNEVPVIAPSTGPLVRLVGGSSRKEGRVEVYLHGDWGSICDSGWNDLNAAVVCRQLGHSGRAVAAGGFGQGKGPVHLDQVRCTGKEEFLGECPSLGQSIQGCRRREDAGVRCDVMPRESAAQIKPEEPSCGLRKLAEEDGKRTNQGEENILRTTWPWQVSVWLRSQEEDSSPLCSGTLISPCWALTSAYCVTRFGGDPSRYVVIVGGSERRLTPEQVVVHRKFKGQSGGHDLALLKLPSSKNHCLTFDPNTNAACLPAADTDSGGSTPSSCVVTVTAGWTGPDSVLASWVPLMSSWQCKKRYGNSFSSHGTLCAGSPPDTSLLHDDSCQGNSGGGLVCQAETGRWILTGVVARGYGCADPSSPALYTRVSRFRSWIDEVINARARPETPNAHIQEHLPHNDITYTHSEGKDASFHTHGKRTHDQQPSNEISEIKHTHSHHSHTKNKHTHRAEDANTQILV; encoded by the exons TGCCTCTGTCATGCTCTGAGGGATTCACAGAACTGGGATACTACAACGGCACCGTGTCGCAGACGGACTCTGGTGCCCCCTGTCTGAAATGGACCGAGTTTCCAGACTATGTCATGCAGTACCCGGGCCGCGGCCTGGGTGACCACAACTACTGCAGGAACCCGGATCGCGAGTCCAACCCGTGGTGTTTCTTCCGACAGAACTCAGGAGCAATTGGCTGGGCCTACTGCGACTGCCACCAGG GTGCTACACGTCTGGTTGGCAGCTCGATCTCTGGCAGCGGGCGAGTTGAGGTTTACCTGAACGGCCAGTGGGGAGCGGTGTGCGACTCTCACTGGACAGACCGGGATGCCAGtgtgatctgcagacagctgggtCTGGG CGATATCGGCACAGCGTTGCAGCACTCTCAGTTTGGCTCGGGCTCTGGCCTATTTCACTACGAACGTCTGGGTTGCCGCGGCGATGAGAACACCCTGAGTAAGTGCCGGAGCAGGATGTTCGTCACTGGTGACTGTAGCCATGGAAACGAAGCAGCAGTGGTGTGCGCGCCACCAGAAG GCAGTGGCCCTCCTCTGCGACTGGTTGGAGGTGAGGAAGACTTTGAAGGTCGTGTAGAGGTGTTTCATGCAGGAAGGTGGGGCTCTATCTGCGATGACCAGTGGGACAACAGGGATGCAGAGGTGGTGTGCAGACAGCTCGGTTTTGG cGGTGTGGCGAAAGCCTGGTCCTGGGCTCACTTCGGTCAGGGTTCAGGTCCCATCCTGCTGGATGCGGTGAAATGCACAGGAAACGAGCTGTTCCTGGATCAGTGTCCTCATGGCGACTGGGAGCAGCACAACTGTGACCACATGGAGGACGCTGGGGTCTCCTGCAGCCCTTATACAG ACGGTGTGGTGCGTCTGGTTGGAGGAGACAGTCCCTGGGAGGGCCGAGTCGAAGTGTTTCATAACGGTGACTGGGGGACGGTGTGCGACGACCACTGGACCCAGCAGCATGCAGAGGTGGTCTGCAGACAGCTGGGTTACAG GGGTCACGCTGAGGTCGTATCCGATGGGACGTTTGGCGAGGGCGTGGGCCTGATCCTCCTGGACGATGTCCAGTGTGAGGGATCTGAAACCTCGCTGCTGGATTGCCAACATGGTATCTGGGGACGGACCGACTGCTCCCACAGCGAGGACGTCGGTGTTCGCTGCAGAGGAAGGTCCGACGAGGAGACTAATGAGGTGCCGGTCATTGCACCTTCCACAG gTCCCCTGGTGCGTCTTGTGGGTGGCAGCAGCAGGAAGGAAGGTCGAGTCGAAGTGTATCTCCATGGTGACTGGGGAAGTATTTGCGACTCAGGCTGGAACGATCTGAACGCAGCCGTGGTGTGCAGACAGCTTGGACACAG CGGTCGAGCAGTCGCAGCTGGAGGGTTCGGTCAGGGGAAAGGACCCGTCCACCTGGACCAGGTGAGGTGCACGGGGAAAGAGGAGTTCCTAGGCGAGTGTCCCTCTCTGGGCCAGAGCATCCAGGGCTGCAGACGAAGGGAGGATGCAGGGGTGCGGTGTGACGTCATGCCACGAGAATCAGCGGCACAGATTAAGCCTGAAGAGCCGAGCTGTGGGCTGAGGAAGCTGGCTGAGGAGGATGGCAAGAGGACAAATCAGGGAGAGGAAAACATACTCAG GACCACGTGGCCATGGCAGGTGTCTGTGTGGCTTCGGTCTCAGGAAGAAGACAGCAGTCCTCTCTGCAGTGGCACTCTGATCAGCCCCTGCTGGGCCCTGACGTCTGCATACTGTGTCACCAG GTTTGGCGGCGATCCGTCCCGGTACGTGGTGATAGTTGGGGGGTCGGAGCGACGTCTCACTCCGGAGCAGGTGGTGGTTCACAGGAAGTTTAAGGGTCAGAGCGGAGGACACGATCTGGCTTTGCTTAAGCTACCTAGCTCAAAGAATCActgtctgacctttgaccccaacACCAATGCAGCATGCCTTCCTGCCGCTGACACAGACTCAGGGGGAAGTACTCCATCTTCTTGTGTGGTCACGGTTACAGCTGGCTGGACGGGTCCAG ACTCTGTTCTTGCTTCCTGGGTTCCTCTGATGTCGTCATGGCAATGTAAGAAGCGCTATGGCAACAGTTTCTCCAGTCACGGCACCCTGTGTGCTGGCAGTCCTCCAGACACCAGCCTCCTCCATGACGACAGTTGCCAGGGCAACTCTGGAGGCGGGTTAGTGTGTCAGGCGGAGACAGGTCGATGGATCCTCACTGGCGTTGTCGCCCGGGGTTACGGCTGTGCCGATCCCTCCTCGCCTGCGCTCTACACGCGAGTCAGCCGCTTCAGGAGCTGGATCGACGAGGTCATCAACGCGCGAGCACGCCCGGAGACGCCAAACGCACATATACAAGAACATCTGCCGCACAACGACATAACCTACACGCACAGCGAGGGAAAAGATGCGTCCTTCCACACGCACGGCAAACGCACACACGATCAGCAGCCATCAAATGAAATCAGTgagattaaacacacacactctcatcattcacacaccaaaaacaaacacacacaccggGCGGAGGACGCAAACACACAGATTCTGGTCTGA